In the genome of Bacteroidota bacterium, the window CGAGAGCGGGATTGTCATTCCGACCGGAGCGACTGAGCGAAGCGAAGGAGTGAAGGGAGGAATCTCCTTCAGTACGCGATGCGATGAACGTAAAAAAAGCCCCAAGGGAGGAATCTCCTTCAGTACGCGATGCGATAAACGTGCAAAAGGACAAAAGAGAGAAATCCCGGATGTCCCTGTATCCCAACGACCCCGGAGGGGTCGCATGTTTATAGCCCGGATAACCCCACACAACAACCGACCCCGGAGGGGTCGCATGTTATATAACCCTTCCTGCAAACCATTAGGATATCCCTCCTTCGTTTAGCGAAAGAGGGACGAAAGGAACCTCTTTCATTACTCAGTGCGATGAACGTAAAAAAACCCCAGCGAGGAATATCAAGAAAAACATCAACCCTATTAATCATTCCCCGATCTACAATCATCACTCTGCGATTTCATTCTCCGATCTTCTCTCTCCGATCTCCGATCATCACTCTCCTTTAAACTTAAACGAAACCTTGACCTTCGTCCTGTACGCTACTACTTTTCCGTTCTCGATCTTAAGGTCCATATCGGAGACTTCTGCAATGCGCAGGTCGTGAAGGGTCTTGGAAGCTCTTTCTATTGCCCTGGCGGCCGCATCTTCCCAGGATATCTCACTGGTACCGATGATCTCAATGACTTTGTAAATGCTGTCGTTCATGATGGATAAGAATTAATGGTTAATACTTCGTATTTGTATTTTGAATGTTTATCAGAAAGCTTCAG includes:
- a CDS encoding dodecin family protein, with protein sequence MNDSIYKVIEIIGTSEISWEDAAARAIERASKTLHDLRIAEVSDMDLKIENGKVVAYRTKVKVSFKFKGE